ACGCtcccggcccgccgcctcacgccccgcggcggcgccgacaTCCTGTTCCCCCGGTCGCGTCGGCGTCACCAGTCAGATCCCGGCCGCGGCGGCAGATCGGGCGCGGGCGCCGCGCAGCATatcgccacccgccgccgcgctgGCGCCTAGCTAGCGCTGTGGCCTGGCCTGGCCTGGTCGGGGagcacgagcacgagcgcgcACCCGCCTTTCCGGTCTCCGCCCGCCCGCTCGCCTTTTTTGGGGGGGCGGGGTGGTGGGCGGGGTTTGGCTGGCCGGGGACCCCGCGCTGCCCCGCTCGGCGCCTTGCTGCTGCTCTGCGGGatgagggagggagaaggggggcGGGGGCAGGCGAGCGACCCGTCACATGGGGCGCGCGGTACAGGACGCGCAAATCCagcccgctcccacgcgcgCCGGCCTCGCGCTCTCGGGTGAAACGAAACCAATCGAAATCCCCGCAAAGCGGCCGGGGAGCTGGAGCGGGAGCGGGAgtgcgcgggcgcggcgcactAATGACCGGGCGGGGCGCGTGCGGTTTTAACGCCCGGGACGACGCGGCAGGTGGGTGGGTCAAGCCTCCTGGTGGGGGAAGGCAGGAGAAGGTCGAGCCCGAGCTGGGCTGGCTGGCTGGTCACTGGTGGCACCTGGCCGACCGGGCGGGCCAGTGGGAGCgcggggacgacgacgaggtCGTGGGGGTTTTTTAAGGCTCCGCCTCTCCAGCCTCCAGTCGTCCAGGTCTTCGGCAGTGACCTGTTGCTGTGCACCAGCACCAGCATGAATTTTCTGGCCCCTTCGCATGTGGACTGTGGCTGCGGAGACGCTGCTCTCCTACGGGGCAGGATCTGGTGGGCATTCAGATTCTCGGAAGCATTTTTTCCCCCAAGTTCAAAACAGCAGCGTCCGCTTAAGATGTGCGCAGGTGGCTTTGCATCGCGCGAATCTTCGAGGGGACTGGGGCCCCTGAATGTTTTTCTTTTCAGTTATCCCTTGTGTGCATGGGAACATACGTACTGAAATCCTGTATTCGCCGCAAACAATGTTCGCGCCTGATCTCTTCCATTCCATGCTAGCAATCCAAAATGCCCATTCCTCTGTGGCGCCGCCGTTATAAACGATCGCTTGGTGCCAGTGTCATCGCCGTGCGATGACGAAATAAAGGGAAGCAAAATTCGAAACAACGGCATAGCATGAGGGTTTCGAATCCCTTTATCCTGGCCCATACATGAAATTAGCTCTCTTTATTTTTTGTTGATGGCTTGACGTCACGTCTGCATCTCCCATGACCTGCTAGCCATGATGTGCCGTGCTGGTTCGTCAGTGTGGACCGACGGAAGCTAAGGATCTGGCCTTTTCCAGTGGTACTATTTATTCCCTGTGTTTCCGCGACGAACCTTTCTATGATTGTGATCCTAACAACAAAGCTTCAGTCAAGCTCCacaaaagaaaacaaaaaaCTAACGATCCAAGGCTGAAAGCAAAGGGTAATCGAGAAGAGCTTTCGTTCGGTTTTCTTTTGTGTGTTTGCGtggatgcaaccaaggaagtgtCCGTCTGATTTTGCCCCTTCTCCTTATCATCGACCCGACTCCTCCCTGTCTCCTACCTCGCGTCAACGTGGCGGGATCGACGCGAGCTGCCTCCGTGACCGGATCCAAACAGCAACGTTTCTCGTGCCATTCCTGGCACCTCCCTTTCCAGCTTGGAACCGGTTTACACACATGGCCTCTTGTATCTTCCACGAAGATGAAAAGAGCCGCCCTGTCGTGTTCTCTACCTGGCTTAGCCCTTGGTGCCTTCCTCCCAAGTTGGTGTGCCCCTGCTTATGACTTGGTTGCTGCGTCCCTGCTGCTGGAGTGTTGGTTGTGGGTGGAGACTGGAGAGACGACGCTGGAGCTCGCGCGAGGCCGGCCGCCGGCTGCAGCGGCGCGGAACGTTTCCGCGGTGGGTACGTGGAAGCAGCTGCAACCGCGCTGCCATCTTGGTCTGAACTCTGATGGACGGCGGCGACTGGAGGTGACGATCCACGAGACCTCGTCGCTTGCTGTCACCAAGCTGTTACTGCTAGTGAGCTAAGCAATGCACTAGAAATTTCATTGGAGTTTCAGGCGACGAACTAACTGAACCGAAACACGTCTATCAGTGGCAGCAGACCGCCCCCGCATAACGGAGAACGGGTCCGATCAGAGCAGTCGGTTTCAACGGCGAATCCGAGCCCTCCAGCTGGTGTCAGCGTAAGCGCAGCTTGGTAGCCTCCTCCAAATGGCCAAACGGGCGCACAGGAAACTCCTGCTACCGGACGAGCCGCGGGCAGGCGACGGGGGGCTGAACGAACGCTAGCCCCGTGAATCTCGCCCGGATTGGCCGAGCGGAGGAGGAAATCGGGGGCGTTCCGGCTGAGACTGACGATCCGGCTGCCGGTCTTTGGATGGCAGCTGGTTGCTTCGAAGTCTAGGCACGCCTGCACATGCGTGCGTGCCTACGTCTTTCCTCTGAAGATTTTTGTTTGGTTTCGGCACCGGCAGACTCGGCTGAGTTCTTGCTTGCTTCCTCAGTTCCTCCGTTGCTCCTGTGGTGCCAGGTGCCACCGTGCCAGCTTTCGACAGGCGATCGATGGACCTTTTCTTGTAAAGATATAGATAAAGAAAGAGTGAGCCGTGTGACGAAAGGTCGCAGCTTTTGCGAGGGATAAGAGAACAACACATGTGCATTGGATTGACAAGCTATACCCAAAAGCAATTGTACAATTGTGCGGTGCGGTGGCTGACTTGTGTCTGAAGTTTCGGCACGTGAACACCGGCCTGAGCAGCATCTGCAAATGGTGCCTATCTCCTGTCTGTAACGACTAGTCGACCTACAAGAACCTCCTTACTAGGCTTGAGATACACAAAGGGCACTGACAAAACGGCGTGCGATATTTACTGATGAAGAAAAAAGAACGAAAAAACTGGAGCTATCTGATCCTAAGATGGCTTAATTACAATTCGAGATCGTTCCGGAAATTTACACGTCGAGCTGTGTTATTTCGAAGAACGAAACCGAGTGGCTCGACGCCGACGACCTACACGAGCCGTCCCGCTCGATGGAGTACGCGATGAGCAGCTTCACGACGTGCCTGTACCTCCTCCTGTACGTCGGGAACTTCGACAGGCTCCTCACGATCCCGACCAGCCTGCCAGTGCAGAGGTCAGTCAGGTCAAGCATGGTTCTCTGAAGAAACACTGAAACAGTAGGGAGGGGCAGCAAATCTACGTACCTTCTACTGATGGCCTGAATCTGCGCCAGCCTCACGGGATCCTTGGGCACCTCGGCGCCGTTGTCCCAGCCGCCAGCGCTCGCGGCGTTGCCGACGAAGAGGGTCAGCTTCTCCAGGAACCTCACCTCCTCCTCGGTCATCTTCAGCACCTGTATCTGCTCCTTCAGCACCAGCACAGGGTGGAAGAACCAGTCCAGCAGCCGGTCCTGGGGCCTGTTGTGCTGATTCACCTCGACGTTGCCCAGCAGCAGCCCCCCGGCGCCGGCCTTGATCGACTGCAGCACGGTGCACAGAAGGGAGTAGGAAGGCAGGCCCAGGCTTATGGTCTCGTGGCCGCCTTCCTTTGCCCTCAGCCACTCGGTCAGACCGACGGCCGTTATGACATTCACGTTCAGAAGGTCCCTGCCCCTCTGCTCGCATGCCTTCATCATGTTCTCCCATATCTGAGAAACAAGGAGCCAATCAGGCATGATTGCAAGTGAGCAACATAGGAGGCTGTATAATCGTACCATCTCTGGTACTCCCTCggtcccaaattattagtcgttttgattTTTTATTCATAggttttggtatgcaactttacatagataaatatatatatgtagatACATATAAAAACTATATATCTAAAAAGGTCAAAATGATTAataatttagaacggagggagtagaaaGCAAGCCAAATTGCTGGATATCATCAGAATGTGATATGCATACTATTCGTCATTGTCAAGATTTTTCTGCTGTAGTACATCAATATTGAATTATGAACACTGAAATCCCTAAACTTCACCTGACAGAACACCTACCAGCATAAACTACTAAACTAGCAATCATAAAAGAACTGGATAACCTTATTATTAACCAATAAACTAACTGCCACTTGGGAATTGGGATAGGTTATCTGTTCTTTATAGTGGTCACAATACAAGGCAAACTCCCATACAAAAAAGCATTGCAAATTTGCAATTGCTGCTTTTGTGAGGTTCCTTTCGTTGGTGGATCATGATATTGCTTCGCTTAGAAATAGCCCACCAAATCCAAGATACCATCAATGCAACAATTCAAACGTCTACCTGTACCTACTCTTGTGTGCCTCTTTCATTTATGCAGTTTCCTCAATTAGAACTAGCTCACCTACCAAAGAAAGCGTGACCACAGCAAGACGAATTTGTCTGGCTATCGCCTACTTGGTGATGGAGCAGTATAGTTCACACTATAGTCCCATTCATGACATTAGCACCTTACATGGAGCAAGCAAACCTAATAAAAGATAGCATGGGCACAGCAATCGAAAagtgcttctttcttttgtGACATTAACACGCATAAAGTACTGCCAAAGGAAATAAGGAACAGGCCCGTTGAAATCTCTGAAGTCGGCACTGCTTTACTCTGAAGACAGGGGAAACATTGATGGGTAGCAGCAACTTCCTCTCTTTAGAATATACAGGAAGACGTATTGCATACATTAAGTAAAAAAAATGTATGAACTAAATTATAGGAAATTACACAGGAGCTCATAACATGAAACACACATCTTTACCAAGTTTGCATGGAGTATCAGAAAAGTTTTCTAAGGTGAAAGTCCGAATAATGTTGTGTCTGAGTAAATTGTGTGCAGGCTGCAGACAAGATGGGAATGCCATGAATTAAACTCATGAAAGGAGGAAACATACCTGGACCATTTTGACTTCTTGTATAGCCTCTCTTACTGATCTTGCAGGAGCCAAAGTCGGAACCAACATTGCCGGTGCTTCACCGGATCCAGAAGGATATTCAGCTCCTTTGACAGAGGCATTTGTTCTGACTGAGAACTCTGTGGAGTTGGATGATTTCCTCTTTCTGTAGGAAGGCCTAATTGTTCAAAAATAGAAGGTTAATAATCGGGTAGTGAGGAAGAAGCACATGACAAAGGACATCAGGATGTTCAGATCAGAATGGTCAAGGGAAATGATGTACTTTGGGAGAATTGTTCCTTCACGGAGGTAAAGCCAATCATTGGTGTACTCATCGAACTCTGCAACCATGGCCACGACATATGAAACTCCCCTGTGAAATGATTTCTCCTGCAACAATAAGGCAAGAAAAATTGTAAGTACTTACATCACATAATCTTTGACACAGATCAGAATAATTCATCACTGGCAGTTTAGTAACCTGGAAGACAATGACTGCTCCGTAAAGGCCCACGAAAATGCTGGAGACAATAGCCAACAGGACGCTCCCAACCACCACCAGTGGCCAGAAAAGGATGGCCAGGCCAGCGATCGGCACGCAGACTGTTTCAAGGAACGGGCCTTCGCGGCTGATGAGGTCGTGCAGCAGCCTCTGCCAGCCTTTGAAGAGCATGTAGGGGCTCTTGATCAGCGCGATCACCGTGTAGAGCGGTATGTCCACGACTAACCCAAGGAGAGCAACAACTATGCATGAAGGCACATCCAGCAACCTGCAAACAATATTCAAGATGCTTTTTTACAATGTGCACCCAACAGTTGCTTTTTTTTCTCACTTTTGAATCTGCCAATTGCAATATTGATTTCAAGAAAATGCAGGCGATGTGCGTTGCGCAACAATCATGATGGTAGGATTTGTGCAGAATATACTTCAGTAACAGTCTATCACGAGAGATGACACACTGCCAGAACAGAGTATTTTATGgcaattttcaaaaaaaattatgGCAAGAAAATGCTAAGCACGTCCTTGTCATGACAAACCCATCCTTGTCGCAAAGGATTACACACAACACGGAGCTAATCTTAAACAACCAAACAGTGGCAACTGGCAAGCAGTGGGAGGACGGACAGGTACCTTATCGAATGGGGCTCACGATCCTGGGAGCTCTCGCGCAGCTCCTTGAGGTAGACCGGGTAGGAGTGGAAGCATATGTCCGCGAAGTCCCTAACCACCGTGCAGCTGCCCTTGATCGTGCCCCACGTCCCGTCCTGCTCCATCCAGAACCATCTCAGCCTTGTCAGTTGGGAGGCAGGCATGATTAGCAGCCGCAGCACCTGAACGGCCTCGGACTGCGTCGTGCAGGAATGGGATGATGCTCTGACGCGGTGCCTTACCACAATGCCGTGCACGAACTTCTTGGCCTCGCTCTCCTGCCGGAACGCCTCGAAGGTGGAGATCCACGGCGTGAAGAAGCCGTAGCCGAGCGCCACCAGCGCGCTGCCGAAGATGCCGAGCCCCAGCCAGAGGCCGAACAGAACCGGCAGCGCGATGAGCACAGCCAGTTTCAGGCCCGCGTTGATGCGGTCAGTCCTGGATAAACAATGCGATCAGTCAAACAGTATGACAATTTTCCTCGCGAACGATGCGAATATTGGCAACCAAAAAAAACACGAATTTTTGGGAACAAAAGGGACGGCAAAATCGATACTGGCCAAGAAGGTTCTCATTGCAACCAGGGGGAAAAAGGACGAATCGACGGAGCAAGAACACAGCAACCGGACTTGTTTCGGTGGCTTACTTGATGAGCGAGTAGATGGTCCACCAGACGTGCGCTGGGAAGAGCACGAGTATGACGCCGACGTTGCCCAGGATCATCAGCGCCGCGGCCACGGGTCCGACCACCATCGCTGCACACCCATCCGAGGAGCCAAGAAAGTTTATTTAGCACACGCAGGCGCAGGAGCCCCCCAAGCACGGCAGGAGGCTCCAAAATCAAAACATGGCGAGACCAAGACGCAGGCTGCAATTCACAAGGAGGGGCGTGCCTTTGATGCCGCCGAGGAAGAAGGCGGCGCAGAAGGAGAAGACCACGTAGGCGACGCGCAGCGAGTGCTGCATCGACGCCATGGGCTCCGCGTAGTTGGCCGCCACCCACGCCTTCACCGAGTCCATCGATCGTCGCCGCCGTCCGGCGACGGACGCTCTGCTGCCGGAGGCCTCCCTCACATCCacggccccccgccgccgccaaagACGAACGGGCGAACCACGCCTCCGCCGCCGGAATCAAGAGACGAAGCGACtctccccccaaactatatccGCGCCGCTTTCTGCGGAACGGACGGAGAGCGCGAGACGAGAGAAAGAGGCGGACAGGGAAAGAAGCGCCGGTCCTCTCCTCTTCTCGCTTTCGCTCGAGGGAATCCGAGACCGACCAGGCAGGAGCCGGAGGAGGCGGCAGGCGCGGGAAAACGTGAGCGGCTTGGGCGACAAGCCGTTCCCGGGGGAGACTGCCGCTTATAAGCTCGCGGGCGGGTCAAACCGGCGGCCGCGCTCGCGCCCGTGTTCTtgcgggagcagaggagggcgGAGGGGAGAGAATAGAGAAGGTTCCGGGGGGTGTGCCTTTTTTTTATTCTTCCGAGTTTAATTTTTCTGCGTTAACTGCCCAGCTGCAAGCAGCCTTTTGGTTCGGGGAGTTTTTGTCTGCGCCCCTCGTGGGCCCCAGCAGCACCTGAAGGGCTGACGGCGTTCAGCGAGGAGGGGAGACCGAGGGAGGTCAGAGTTAacggcacggcacggcaggTAAAGGGTGACATGACACGATTGCCAGGGTTTATCCGCAAGCGATGGGGTGAATTGACAGGCCTCTGGTTCTGGGTTCTCCCAAAAACTTTCACTGCCTCTGGAGTGTCGACGAAAGTTCCAACTTTTTTTTAGCACAAACGTACCAATCTGAAAACGTCAACTACGTAGATTAATGGGTTATACATCGCATGTCTAAATAAAATTGGAGGTGCAGAAACGTGTCATACAAGTTCGTTTATCCCTTGTCCTCAATAAGATATGAATTTGGAGAAAATTAGTTGGGAACTAGAAACTAGGTGATCACAAGATCTCCAATTCGATCAGTGCATACAGGGGAGAGGGGGGAATTTAGGTGCTCCATTGGTTTGAAGGGAGGGGGACAGGGGGAGGGAGGCTTGAGCTTGCTAGATTCACCCCACAACTAGAATCTAAGAGCAGGTACAATAAGTCCTAGTCAGCTGGCTATAAGTcttattttattatatttatgctgaggtggagaagagaagagagaagagagagaaggagCTGGCTGTAGGATAGTAGCCAGCTCATAACTGGCTATAGCACAAATTTCCAGACTGAGGTGAGAGAATGAGAGTATGCAAGTGGGTCTAATATTAATTACACAACACTCTTTTAGCCAACATAATAGTCaatctattatatttgttgactACAATATTAATTTTAGATGACATAGCAAACTTTTGTAGTCGGCAGCGGGCTAAACTATTGTTCTTGCTCTAACAAGTAGGGCTACATGATAATCAACTTCATAAATTGTATTTAAATTGAGTGTTTGACCTTTCCGACATAGAGAGATGGATAAATGACAAAAATTATCCCCAC
The sequence above is drawn from the Panicum hallii strain FIL2 chromosome 7, PHallii_v3.1, whole genome shotgun sequence genome and encodes:
- the LOC112900453 gene encoding uncharacterized membrane protein At3g27390, with amino-acid sequence MDSVKAWVAANYAEPMASMQHSLRVAYVVFSFCAAFFLGGIKAMVVGPVAAALMILGNVGVILVLFPAHVWWTIYSLIKTDRINAGLKLAVLIALPVLFGLWLGLGIFGSALVALGYGFFTPWISTFEAFRQESEAKKFVHGIVDGTWGTIKGSCTVVRDFADICFHSYPVYLKELRESSQDREPHSIRLLDVPSCIVVALLGLVVDIPLYTVIALIKSPYMLFKGWQRLLHDLISREGPFLETVCVPIAGLAILFWPLVVVGSVLLAIVSSIFVGLYGAVIVFQEKSFHRGVSYVVAMVAEFDEYTNDWLYLREGTILPKPSYRKRKSSNSTEFSVRTNASVKGAEYPSGSGEAPAMLVPTLAPARSVREAIQEVKMVQIWENMMKACEQRGRDLLNVNVITAVGLTEWLRAKEGGHETISLGLPSYSLLCTVLQSIKAGAGGLLLGNVEVNQHNRPQDRLLDWFFHPVLVLKEQIQVLKMTEEEVRFLEKLTLFVGNAASAGGWDNGAEVPKDPVRLAQIQAISRRLVGIVRSLSKFPTYRRRYRHVVKLLIAYSIERDGSCRSSASSHSVSFFEITQLDV